In Flavobacterium cerinum, one genomic interval encodes:
- a CDS encoding amidase domain-containing protein codes for MALINFFANPDSYTPGYYTTILDAATAIATPFLVQQKNQTIPGVNVSGKQVAYNGNLFTVSTDYINPGKNYYIPTPDAFSVVWPTQNQFPNAAYDPATSSFNANIDCVGFASRVLIAVGNNELAQNAFCLFKSQVDTDQAHFAALGWVPSAFEFAVAVPVLLSGRWSYVSGNVYVPGIKKQKNDGNYNGAPKSGFSTAQAGDIVCMAYQNGESNGHFMVLTEAPEPVSLSLFENLSGSVSNAYRISVYDSTASGSSLHFNDSRSGDNDTDSGVGYGQLYMFTDNTDVPVGFIFGPWKGGMEEPHYLYDPYASQTSNLEVVAISIGRFR; via the coding sequence ATGGCCTTAATCAATTTTTTTGCCAATCCCGATAGCTATACACCGGGATACTACACTACTATTTTAGATGCTGCTACAGCAATAGCCACACCTTTTCTGGTTCAACAGAAAAATCAAACCATTCCGGGAGTAAATGTATCCGGTAAGCAGGTCGCCTACAACGGCAACCTCTTTACGGTCAGCACCGATTATATTAATCCCGGCAAAAACTACTATATCCCTACTCCCGATGCCTTTTCGGTTGTATGGCCTACACAAAACCAATTCCCGAATGCTGCTTATGATCCTGCAACATCCAGCTTTAATGCCAATATTGACTGCGTAGGTTTTGCTTCCCGGGTTCTGATTGCAGTAGGTAATAATGAGCTGGCGCAAAACGCTTTTTGTTTGTTTAAAAGTCAGGTCGATACCGATCAAGCTCATTTTGCCGCTTTAGGTTGGGTTCCTTCTGCTTTTGAATTTGCTGTAGCTGTTCCTGTATTATTATCCGGACGTTGGAGTTATGTTTCCGGAAACGTTTATGTTCCCGGTATAAAAAAACAAAAAAATGACGGAAATTATAACGGTGCTCCAAAAAGCGGTTTTTCAACGGCTCAGGCTGGTGATATCGTTTGTATGGCCTATCAAAACGGAGAATCCAACGGGCATTTTATGGTACTTACAGAAGCTCCGGAACCGGTATCGCTTAGTTTGTTTGAAAACTTATCCGGTTCGGTTAGCAATGCCTATCGTATTTCGGTATACGACAGTACGGCATCCGGAAGTTCACTTCACTTTAACGATTCCCGCTCCGGTGATAATGATACGGATTCCGGTGTTGGTTACGGTCAGCTTTATATGTTTACTGATAACACTGATGTGCCGGTAGGCTTTATTTTCGGTCCCTGGAAAGGCGGAATGGAAGAACCGCACTACCTCTATGATCCTTATGCCTCGCAAACATCCAATCTGGAAGTCGTAGCCATATCCATTGGCCGTTTCCGGTAA
- a CDS encoding Ig-like domain-containing protein — protein sequence MKHMVSAIAVLALCTTVNAQKIYTSDITNFWSAYDKMQQTDQNKKQVLEELFLNKKTDGLTAFMSIKKFNEEDYLKAIEKYPQFWNSIRPNTLIDAKKIKSINKALERLKVLYPNNSKGNIYYTIGTFVSGGTTNKEDLLLGIEKIVGDKNTVVSEFENKNLQKMFRYINASQLEQITVHEFIHTFQKNGEVNVLSKAIKEGSCDLIAELALNTKFVSQYIDYGYKNYDAVRTAFQKEMFGQHFSNWFFNSDINEHPDLGYFVGYVISKKYYENAKDKKKAIKDIIDLDFDNETAVLTFLEQSNYFNDAVAVRKLWSTHKENQPKVVSILEFENGNQQVSTDIKKIQIVFSKPMHDKVSINFSKNGKEHFPLKNIVGLDESKTILTVETSELKPNTEYDFYITDRGTKSADGYSFAQAEYKIAFRTK from the coding sequence ATGAAACACATGGTATCCGCCATTGCAGTTTTGGCATTATGCACTACTGTCAATGCGCAAAAAATCTACACATCCGACATCACAAATTTCTGGTCGGCTTACGACAAGATGCAACAAACCGATCAAAACAAAAAACAGGTTTTGGAAGAGTTGTTTTTAAACAAAAAAACTGACGGACTTACAGCCTTTATGTCCATCAAAAAATTTAACGAAGAGGATTATCTGAAAGCCATTGAAAAATATCCTCAATTCTGGAATTCAATTCGTCCTAACACTTTAATTGATGCCAAAAAAATTAAAAGCATCAACAAAGCTTTGGAAAGATTAAAAGTGCTTTATCCGAATAATTCAAAAGGGAATATTTACTATACCATCGGAACGTTTGTATCCGGGGGAACTACCAATAAAGAAGATCTGCTTTTGGGTATTGAAAAAATCGTTGGCGACAAAAACACTGTTGTTTCTGAATTTGAAAATAAAAATCTTCAGAAAATGTTCCGGTATATTAATGCCTCACAACTGGAACAAATTACCGTTCACGAATTTATTCATACGTTTCAAAAAAACGGAGAAGTAAATGTCTTATCAAAAGCAATTAAGGAAGGTTCCTGTGATCTTATTGCCGAACTGGCTTTAAACACGAAATTTGTTTCACAGTATATCGATTACGGTTATAAAAATTATGATGCGGTACGAACGGCTTTCCAAAAAGAAATGTTTGGTCAGCATTTCAGCAACTGGTTTTTTAACAGTGATATAAATGAACATCCTGACTTGGGTTATTTTGTCGGATATGTCATTTCAAAAAAGTACTACGAAAACGCGAAAGACAAGAAAAAGGCAATTAAGGATATTATTGATCTCGATTTTGATAATGAAACAGCTGTTTTGACATTTTTAGAGCAATCCAACTATTTTAACGATGCGGTTGCTGTTCGAAAATTATGGTCAACTCATAAAGAAAATCAACCGAAAGTCGTAAGTATTCTGGAATTTGAAAACGGAAATCAACAAGTAAGCACCGACATTAAAAAGATTCAGATTGTATTTTCCAAACCGATGCACGATAAAGTTTCGATTAACTTCTCTAAAAACGGCAAAGAACATTTTCCGTTAAAAAACATTGTCGGTTTAGACGAAAGTAAAACCATTCTAACGGTCGAAACGTCCGAATTAAAACCAAATACAGAATATGATTTTTACATTACCGATCGCGGTACCAAATCGGCTGACGGTTATTCGTTTGCTCAAGCGGAATATAAAATTGCATTCCGAACAAAGTAA
- a CDS encoding AraC family transcriptional regulator: MQKCGLTEKSPGQYVDTIATDAYVWYEENWQHDEYDHSHQRYQLTYVEEGYQYFHIEKKIYLVPQNHVIWIPTGKEHRTTSEAKTVNLMLVLFKSVSELEFYQNVHVFSAPAVLKEMLRYASKWNKVLTEDTEQQIFLQAIQNSLPHFCKESSGLQIPVPTDSRLIPICSYINANYQYHFDSDVLADKAKMSIRSLQRIFKQETGITLQKYMQLIRILKSIELIDTQQFTLSEIAFKVGYQSLPAFTSSYYAIMKTKPKLKR; encoded by the coding sequence ATGCAAAAATGTGGCTTAACCGAAAAAAGTCCGGGGCAATATGTTGACACTATCGCTACAGATGCCTATGTGTGGTATGAAGAAAACTGGCAACATGATGAATATGATCATTCTCATCAGCGCTACCAGTTGACCTATGTGGAGGAAGGCTACCAATATTTTCATATTGAGAAAAAGATATATCTGGTTCCGCAAAACCACGTTATCTGGATACCTACCGGTAAAGAGCATCGCACCACTTCCGAAGCAAAAACGGTTAATCTGATGCTGGTGTTATTTAAATCGGTTTCCGAGCTGGAATTTTATCAGAATGTTCATGTATTTTCGGCTCCCGCTGTATTAAAAGAAATGTTACGATATGCGTCAAAATGGAATAAGGTATTGACTGAAGATACGGAACAGCAAATCTTTTTACAGGCCATTCAAAATAGTCTGCCGCATTTTTGCAAAGAAAGCAGCGGTTTACAAATACCTGTTCCCACTGATAGTCGTTTGATTCCGATTTGCAGTTATATTAATGCTAACTACCAATATCATTTCGATAGTGATGTTCTTGCGGATAAAGCTAAAATGTCGATTCGGAGTTTACAGCGTATATTTAAGCAGGAAACCGGAATTACACTCCAAAAATACATGCAGCTGATCCGGATTTTAAAAAGTATTGAGTTGATCGATACCCAACAATTTACCCTTAGTGAAATTGCTTTTAAAGTAGGTTACCAAAGCTTACCGGCTTTTACATCTTCTTATTATGCCATTATGAAAACCAAGCCTAAACTGAAAAGGTGA
- a CDS encoding Atu1372/SO_1960 family protein, which produces MKRISGLLTVLIVLLNLSTAMAQDYTTRILVLIHSDNGGTYELAKEIAKGIETHKAVKAVIKQVKASTNPKLKAIPVATVAELTSYDGIAFGSPVYFGNISTPMSEFLSGTVNLWTNHALEGMPATVFMSAGSGAGNELAVQAFWNSLAVHGMVLVSNGIRGYENIDKNIPQGNTVLGTTSLASHKTVERPSEGERYIARLQGEHFAKVVTALKGTFTKKTLAATETKKEKDIEAVLKEKNIIIPQAPNPVGNYTVFSRSGNLVFINQVALKEGKIFNPGKVGVTITEEQAKEASKQTMLNVMAVLKNAVGGDLNRVKKCVQLTGYFNTKEDYTRHADLMNPASDLVVAILGENGKHARGTMGVLSLPLNSAVEIQAIFEVE; this is translated from the coding sequence ATGAAAAGAATTTCCGGACTTCTGACAGTCCTTATTGTATTACTAAACCTATCGACAGCAATGGCACAAGATTATACAACCCGAATTTTAGTACTGATTCATTCGGATAATGGCGGTACTTATGAATTGGCGAAAGAAATCGCGAAAGGAATAGAAACCCATAAGGCGGTAAAAGCAGTTATAAAACAAGTAAAAGCGAGTACGAATCCGAAGTTGAAAGCTATTCCGGTAGCGACAGTAGCAGAATTAACATCGTATGACGGGATTGCTTTCGGATCGCCGGTTTATTTTGGTAATATCAGTACGCCGATGAGCGAATTTTTATCAGGAACGGTTAATCTGTGGACAAACCACGCTTTAGAGGGCATGCCGGCAACCGTCTTTATGTCGGCGGGAAGTGGTGCAGGAAATGAATTGGCCGTACAAGCCTTCTGGAATTCTTTAGCTGTACACGGAATGGTATTAGTCTCAAATGGTATACGAGGCTATGAAAATATTGATAAAAACATTCCACAAGGTAATACTGTCTTAGGAACGACCAGTCTGGCATCCCATAAAACAGTTGAAAGACCAAGTGAAGGGGAACGTTATATTGCCAGATTACAGGGCGAACATTTTGCCAAAGTAGTAACAGCATTAAAAGGTACGTTTACTAAAAAAACGTTGGCGGCAACCGAGACTAAAAAGGAAAAAGACATTGAAGCTGTGTTAAAAGAAAAGAATATCATTATTCCGCAGGCGCCTAATCCGGTTGGAAATTATACGGTATTTTCCCGTTCCGGTAATCTGGTTTTTATTAATCAGGTGGCTTTAAAAGAAGGTAAAATCTTCAATCCCGGAAAAGTAGGTGTTACGATAACGGAAGAACAGGCAAAAGAAGCGTCAAAGCAAACGATGCTAAATGTAATGGCCGTTTTAAAAAATGCTGTAGGAGGTGATCTGAATCGGGTTAAAAAATGTGTCCAGTTAACCGGTTATTTTAATACCAAAGAGGATTATACGCGTCACGCCGATTTAATGAATCCGGCTTCGGATCTTGTAGTAGCGATATTGGGCGAAAACGGAAAACATGCCCGCGGTACAATGGGAGTTTTGTCATTACCACTGAATTCAGCTGTGGAAATTCAGGCCATTTTTGAAGTGGAATAA
- a CDS encoding CynX/NimT family MFS transporter: protein MKKNKERLPWLGLLVVLLIAGNLRSPITAVSPILGEIREVLNLSNVQGSLLTSIPLIVFAGCSILISRIAAKTNINYGLLFSLVILITGLYFRVSGTIPMLYIGSFLLGLGICIGNVTTPAYIKNVFPEKIGIVTGIFSVAMNLLAALASGFSIRIGEWTKMGWKGSLGIWIVWAFLALIIVMADIFNAKGKPVKAQSAKVASTFSIFRSKQAWSISVFMGLQSLLYYCLVAFLPTILIEYGMDKTNAGWVISIMQLAMLPVMFIGPVIAAKMDDQKILIYGLGLLMFTGVLLLAVFKTRYVYIAAMLIGMASGLAFSLCLLFFSLKSKTTEGTLKISGKAQSVGYAIAACGPPLFGMFHDWDSTWQTSFYFLMGIVLIMTVIGRWAARPRYIEEH, encoded by the coding sequence ATGAAAAAGAATAAAGAAAGATTACCCTGGTTGGGTTTACTTGTAGTGCTATTGATAGCGGGTAATTTACGATCACCGATCACCGCTGTTAGTCCGATACTCGGAGAAATACGGGAAGTGCTGAATCTGAGTAACGTACAGGGAAGTTTGCTGACTTCCATACCCTTAATCGTTTTTGCAGGCTGTTCGATTTTGATCAGCAGAATTGCAGCTAAAACGAATATCAATTATGGCCTGCTGTTTTCTCTTGTGATATTGATCACCGGATTATATTTTAGAGTATCGGGAACTATACCGATGTTATATATCGGTTCTTTTCTTTTAGGATTGGGAATTTGTATCGGAAATGTAACAACACCGGCCTATATCAAAAACGTATTTCCCGAAAAGATCGGTATTGTAACAGGCATTTTTTCTGTAGCGATGAATTTGTTGGCTGCCTTGGCATCCGGTTTTAGTATTCGTATCGGGGAATGGACAAAAATGGGCTGGAAGGGCTCTTTGGGAATATGGATTGTATGGGCATTTTTAGCGCTTATAATTGTAATGGCTGATATTTTTAACGCCAAAGGGAAACCGGTAAAAGCACAGTCGGCAAAAGTTGCGTCTACATTTTCTATATTCCGTTCGAAACAGGCCTGGAGTATCAGTGTTTTTATGGGACTTCAATCATTACTGTATTATTGTCTCGTTGCTTTTCTTCCTACAATATTAATCGAATACGGAATGGATAAAACCAATGCCGGTTGGGTGATTTCGATTATGCAATTAGCGATGTTGCCGGTTATGTTTATCGGACCGGTAATAGCTGCCAAAATGGATGATCAAAAAATATTAATTTATGGTTTGGGTTTGTTGATGTTTACCGGAGTACTGTTATTAGCCGTATTTAAAACCCGATATGTATATATTGCTGCCATGTTGATCGGAATGGCCAGCGGTTTGGCTTTTAGTTTATGTTTGCTGTTTTTCTCCTTAAAAAGTAAAACGACGGAAGGAACATTAAAAATATCCGGGAAAGCGCAATCTGTAGGATATGCCATTGCTGCATGCGGACCACCACTTTTCGGAATGTTTCACGATTGGGACAGCACGTGGCAAACCTCTTTTTATTTTCTGATGGGAATAGTTTTGATCATGACTGTAATAGGAAGATGGGCAGCCCGACCGCGTTATATTGAAGAACATTGA
- a CDS encoding ATP-binding protein, with the protein MSHSVFSVESHPETSVKKRENGPEKIKKQTGIRKKIEISHDSLNKEMEWLESLIAIRCKELFLQGKLDFEPVDEIPELPKTDSDSPYGIIVNTYKLQEMDRVVLALGIASAHYPSLFKSFIQIEESSSALAIDVGGEYNKTNRSFKPTFQTALFLLAGKDLSLWSNYNAKLISGSVLLQNDIIYNRTDTDFIYGKIELDRAYLNYFLSGTKPRLDHGAYFPGSLYESDLTLDDIVLEPMVREQIKPIGQYIKALESGFFKSKEHHFKSGFIALFYGAPGTGKTMLAGILANTYGIEMYHVDLSQVVSKYIGETEKNLEILFNRLQGKNCMLFFDEADSLFGKRSDVKDAHDRYANQEVSYLLQRIEKFDGLTVLASNFENNMDDAFKRRIDLSINIIRPTEATREALWKQYLPKNVTFESDAFLKHLAKDYSYTGSNIRNIMKNVAIALHNEGGKRITQELISPFLAVESEKAFGKNQARVNTFIRRPE; encoded by the coding sequence ATGAGCCATTCTGTATTTTCTGTGGAAAGTCATCCGGAAACAAGTGTAAAAAAAAGAGAAAACGGTCCTGAAAAAATAAAAAAACAGACCGGTATCCGGAAAAAGATCGAGATCAGCCATGATTCCCTTAATAAAGAAATGGAATGGTTGGAATCGTTGATCGCGATACGTTGTAAAGAACTGTTTTTACAAGGTAAACTGGATTTTGAACCGGTTGATGAAATCCCTGAATTGCCCAAAACGGATTCGGATTCACCTTATGGAATTATCGTCAACACCTATAAACTTCAGGAAATGGATCGGGTCGTATTGGCTTTAGGTATTGCATCGGCTCATTACCCGTCGTTATTTAAATCGTTTATACAAATTGAAGAAAGCAGTAGCGCATTAGCAATTGATGTTGGCGGTGAATACAACAAAACAAACCGATCGTTTAAGCCGACATTTCAGACCGCACTTTTTTTACTGGCCGGAAAGGATTTGTCCTTATGGTCCAATTATAACGCAAAACTAATATCGGGAAGTGTCTTATTGCAAAATGATATTATCTACAATCGTACGGACACCGACTTTATTTACGGAAAAATTGAATTGGATAGGGCGTATTTAAATTATTTCCTGTCGGGTACAAAACCACGATTGGATCACGGAGCCTATTTTCCGGGGAGTTTATACGAATCGGATCTGACATTGGACGATATTGTTTTGGAACCGATGGTAAGAGAACAGATAAAACCGATAGGGCAATATATTAAAGCATTGGAAAGCGGTTTTTTTAAAAGCAAGGAGCACCATTTTAAATCCGGGTTTATTGCTTTATTCTACGGCGCACCCGGAACCGGAAAAACAATGCTGGCCGGGATTTTAGCAAATACGTATGGTATCGAGATGTACCATGTTGACCTTTCGCAGGTGGTTAGTAAATACATTGGTGAAACCGAAAAAAACCTGGAGATACTGTTTAACCGTTTACAGGGAAAAAACTGCATGCTTTTCTTTGATGAAGCCGATTCATTATTCGGAAAGCGTTCGGATGTAAAAGATGCACACGATCGTTATGCGAATCAGGAAGTGTCGTATTTACTGCAACGAATAGAAAAATTTGACGGACTTACGGTTTTGGCTTCCAACTTTGAAAACAATATGGACGATGCCTTTAAACGTCGGATCGATTTGTCGATTAATATCATCCGTCCGACCGAAGCTACCCGGGAAGCCCTTTGGAAGCAATACCTGCCTAAAAATGTAACGTTCGAAAGCGACGCTTTTTTAAAACATCTGGCGAAAGATTATTCCTATACCGGTTCCAATATCCGTAACATCATGAAAAATGTAGCGATAGCACTGCATAATGAAGGCGGAAAAAGAATTACACAGGAGTTGATCAGTCCTTTTTTAGCGGTCGAAAGCGAAAAAGCTTTCGGAAAAAATCAAGCTCGTGTCAACACTTTTATCAGGAGACCGGAATAA
- a CDS encoding (R)-mandelonitrile lyase, with protein MKIIKNGTQSSIKGSEDWFTGAVRIDPLFAKEATTRAAGNLVTFEPGARTAWHTHPAGQTLIVVSGLGWVQKEGEAVFEIQPGDVIYFEPNEKHWHGASPNKAMSHIAIQEEINGIAVTWMEKVSEEQYSK; from the coding sequence ATGAAAATTATAAAAAACGGTACACAGTCATCGATAAAAGGAAGCGAAGACTGGTTTACGGGAGCTGTAAGAATTGATCCTTTATTTGCAAAAGAAGCAACAACCCGAGCAGCCGGTAATTTGGTTACTTTTGAACCCGGTGCAAGAACCGCATGGCATACCCATCCGGCCGGACAAACACTTATCGTTGTTTCCGGATTAGGTTGGGTACAAAAAGAAGGCGAAGCTGTTTTTGAAATACAACCCGGTGATGTTATTTATTTTGAGCCGAACGAAAAACACTGGCATGGTGCTTCTCCAAACAAAGCCATGAGCCATATCGCTATTCAGGAAGAAATAAACGGTATTGCCGTAACCTGGATGGAAAAAGTAAGTGAAGAACAGTATTCGAAATAA
- a CDS encoding DUF4241 domain-containing protein, with product MELYDNTAQAEQNPTNKKVKQIIFNEAAEFNYSDFENLKTNQSYDRFFAGNLIVPSGQVVCTDPLYRELGLPQSWSVPPGDYPVYLYIGLDDHFKGRVAYAELSFKDEIPVSWEFSLISEALLSDDFEKKMNGIFPVETGLGSFSDFETWKSYNDEIDNFYANNKDGNYYTDILETHFLVNANIPESSRGEDWINYTPVNSNTNIIMFGSGWGDGIYPRYVGYDKNKQVVKLIVDFIQLKTE from the coding sequence ATGGAACTATACGATAATACCGCACAAGCCGAACAAAACCCTACAAATAAAAAAGTAAAGCAAATCATCTTTAACGAAGCTGCCGAGTTCAACTATTCCGATTTTGAAAATCTAAAAACAAATCAATCGTACGATCGGTTTTTTGCCGGCAATCTTATAGTACCCAGCGGACAAGTTGTTTGTACAGATCCGTTATATCGAGAATTAGGGCTACCGCAATCCTGGAGTGTTCCACCCGGAGATTATCCCGTTTATCTGTACATCGGACTTGATGATCATTTTAAAGGACGCGTTGCTTATGCCGAACTTAGCTTCAAAGACGAAATTCCGGTTAGTTGGGAATTTTCATTAATTTCAGAAGCACTGTTGAGTGATGACTTTGAGAAAAAAATGAACGGCATTTTCCCTGTTGAAACCGGATTAGGAAGTTTTTCGGATTTCGAAACGTGGAAGTCGTATAATGACGAGATTGACAACTTTTATGCGAATAACAAAGACGGTAATTATTATACTGATATCTTAGAAACACATTTTCTAGTAAACGCCAACATTCCTGAAAGTTCAAGAGGAGAAGACTGGATTAATTATACACCTGTAAATTCGAATACCAACATAATCATGTTCGGTTCCGGATGGGGCGACGGTATCTACCCTCGCTATGTCGGTTACGACAAAAACAAACAAGTTGTAAAGCTAATTGTAGACTTTATTCAGTTAAAGACCGAATAA
- a CDS encoding VOC family protein — protein sequence MALINPHINFNGNAEEAFEFYRAAFGGEFSKVIRFKDLKNTEFQISEKEENKIMHIALPIGTSNVLIGNDVPEFLGRVNENENRSKISISAESKEEADRLFQRLSAGGAIEMPISDSPWGSYFAMFRDQYGIEWIIEFDPNN from the coding sequence ATGGCACTGATCAATCCACATATTAACTTCAACGGTAATGCTGAAGAAGCATTTGAATTTTACAGAGCTGCTTTTGGCGGGGAATTTTCAAAAGTTATCCGATTTAAAGATTTAAAAAACACGGAATTTCAAATCAGCGAAAAGGAAGAAAATAAGATTATGCATATTGCACTACCCATCGGTACGAGTAATGTACTGATTGGAAATGATGTTCCGGAATTTTTAGGTCGTGTGAATGAAAATGAAAACAGAAGTAAAATTTCAATTAGCGCTGAAAGTAAAGAAGAGGCGGATCGCTTATTTCAGCGTCTTTCCGCAGGCGGAGCAATTGAAATGCCCATTTCAGATAGTCCGTGGGGTTCCTATTTTGCTATGTTCAGAGACCAATACGGCATTGAGTGGATAATCGAGTTTGATCCGAATAATTAA